The Candidatus Micropelagos thuwalensis genome has a window encoding:
- a CDS encoding tyrosine-type recombinase/integrase, which yields MRKVDVNKLSRPGFHRLEKKLYLRCYQGGSKAYVHRHRNYWILIGDFHKVDIDDAEAINDAIHTALARGYDVDKIRSKIARREKLETLWEVEEVAKAEEAVVLENRILFNRVATEWFNKNKSSWARDKTVTQMWRMLEVYCLPHLGEMPVEDISTSDVVKCLAPIWLKKPETADRLMSKLKRIFEYAQSRKYCVFNPAVFSVDFELPRRTKTLRRDTTKIDYVRAAHFWNEFNTKADPQSLSVQAAKILMLLCKSPMQVSQMNWIDLDLTNSRWMIGSFSETELELNMYTPIPSLALDILKNLRMQTGNEPFVFYKQNKKSDTITEASIRHAIQNIWGKGLTPHGWLGTFKTWSHSTGYSQSLLEVYFHQSAFLNLNITERQEMYRQSRIMLTHWQDYLTGNAKLTERARL from the coding sequence ATGCGTAAAGTTGATGTAAATAAGTTGTCACGTCCCGGTTTTCACCGTCTGGAAAAAAAGCTGTATCTTCGCTGTTATCAGGGGGGGTCTAAGGCCTATGTTCACCGTCATAGAAATTACTGGATACTCATTGGGGACTTTCACAAGGTAGATATTGATGATGCGGAGGCCATTAATGATGCGATACATACGGCTTTGGCGCGCGGATACGATGTTGACAAAATAAGAAGTAAAATTGCACGGCGTGAAAAACTTGAGACACTATGGGAAGTAGAAGAGGTAGCCAAAGCAGAGGAAGCAGTTGTTTTAGAAAACCGTATTCTCTTCAACCGCGTGGCAACTGAGTGGTTCAATAAAAACAAATCTTCATGGGCGCGAGATAAAACTGTTACGCAAATGTGGCGAATGCTTGAGGTGTACTGCCTCCCCCATCTTGGTGAAATGCCAGTTGAAGATATCAGCACATCCGATGTTGTTAAGTGCCTTGCCCCTATTTGGTTGAAGAAACCGGAAACTGCGGACCGTTTGATGAGTAAATTGAAACGGATTTTCGAGTATGCACAATCGCGTAAATATTGTGTGTTTAATCCCGCTGTGTTTTCTGTTGATTTTGAATTACCCCGTAGAACAAAAACGTTACGTCGAGATACAACAAAAATTGATTATGTCCGCGCTGCGCATTTCTGGAATGAGTTTAATACTAAGGCCGACCCGCAATCCCTGTCCGTTCAGGCAGCTAAGATATTGATGTTATTATGCAAATCGCCAATGCAAGTTTCCCAGATGAATTGGATAGATTTGGATCTTACAAATTCACGCTGGATGATTGGCTCATTTTCTGAAACTGAGCTTGAACTGAATATGTATACCCCTATCCCTTCATTGGCGTTGGATATTTTGAAAAATTTGAGGATGCAAACCGGTAATGAGCCGTTTGTTTTTTATAAACAGAATAAAAAATCCGATACGATAACGGAGGCGTCTATCCGTCACGCTATTCAAAATATTTGGGGTAAAGGATTAACGCCCCATGGGTGGCTCGGGACTTTCAAAACCTGGAGCCACTCCACCGGCTATTCGCAATCATTGTTGGAAGTATATTTTCACCAATCAGCATTCTTAAATCTAAACATTACAGAGCGTCAGGAAATGTACCGACAATCACGCATCATGCTAACACACTGGCAGGATTATTTAACTGGCAATGCAAAACTAACAGAACGCGCGCGTCTATAA
- a CDS encoding aminotransferase class V-fold PLP-dependent enzyme, with amino-acid sequence MAEGLNAGGIANISGHHCTQIILYIFSEEKSSRYSFAIYKSFEDVDRLVSRLYRICSR; translated from the coding sequence ATTGCTGAAGGGCTTAACGCCGGGGGTATTGCCAATATATCGGGGCATCATTGTACTCAAATTATTTTATACATATTTAGTGAGGAGAAGTCTTCACGTTATTCATTTGCAATTTACAAGAGTTTCGAAGATGTAGATCGTCTGGTTTCTAGACTATATCGAATTTGCTCAAGGTGA
- a CDS encoding aminotransferase class V-fold PLP-dependent enzyme: MPHFKVDVQSLGFDFFTFSGHKIFHPPVLVLLTDKVTY; the protein is encoded by the coding sequence TTGCCTCATTTCAAGGTCGATGTGCAATCACTGGGTTTTGATTTCTTCACTTTTTCCGGACATAAAATTTTTCACCCACCTGTATTGGTGCTCCTTACGGACAAAGTGACTTACTAG
- a CDS encoding aminotransferase class V-fold PLP-dependent enzyme: protein MKVVHFDSAKVREGIPTLEQEVNVHQLTRLDNVAESKNPNQVFNEVNPFYQKSNSNIHQSSQELGREASDMYKD, encoded by the coding sequence ATGAAAGTTGTGCATTTCGATAGTGCAAAGGTTAGGGAGGGCATCCCGACCTTAGAACAAGAAGTTAATGTTCACCAGTTAACTCGGTTGGATAATGTGGCAGAGAGTAAAAATCCAAATCAAGTGTTTAACGAAGTAAATCCATTTTATCAGAAATCAAATTCAAATATACATCAGAGCTCACAAGAACTTGGAAGAGAAGCATCAGATATGTATAAGGATTAA
- a CDS encoding ferric reductase-like transmembrane domain-containing protein: MLLTKFNLLFSSVLFSFALAIYFFIIAPSDDSAGLWTRYSAHLSFLYLIAAYSVSILKDTFNFDAINNLATNRRYFGLSFSITHSVHLAALIYFFYTNNENPELVSILGGGLGYLLMYAMTLTSTDAMVKRIGIKNWKMLHATGVNYLVIIFFYTFSGSMIETSLYSTYTVYVLVILIIWMLKIIKFAKS, from the coding sequence ATGCTTTTAACTAAATTCAACTTACTTTTTTCAAGTGTCTTATTTTCATTTGCCTTGGCAATATACTTTTTTATCATTGCCCCTTCTGATGATAGTGCAGGACTTTGGACAAGATATAGTGCCCACCTTTCTTTCTTATATTTGATTGCCGCATACTCCGTAAGCATTCTCAAAGATACATTTAATTTTGATGCGATTAACAATCTAGCAACTAACCGAAGATATTTTGGTTTGAGTTTTTCTATTACTCACTCCGTTCACCTAGCCGCATTGATTTATTTTTTTTATACAAACAATGAAAACCCTGAACTTGTTTCAATTTTAGGGGGTGGATTGGGATACTTACTAATGTATGCAATGACCTTAACATCCACCGATGCCATGGTAAAAAGAATTGGAATAAAAAACTGGAAGATGCTCCATGCGACTGGAGTTAACTACTTGGTTATTATCTTTTTCTATACATTTTCTGGAAGCATGATTGAAACATCTCTATACTCAACTTATACAGTTTATGTTTTAGTAATTCTAATTATCTGGATGTTAAAAATAATTAAGTTTGCAAAGTCATAA
- the glmS gene encoding glutamine--fructose-6-phosphate transaminase (isomerizing), whose product MCGIIGIIGQTEVTPVIYDALKRLEYRGYDSAGIATINDDKIDRRRSQGKLINLEAELKQTPLKGNIGIGHTRWATHGAPTQQNAHPHKADSVMVVHNGIIENYLELKNTLTSHGYVFSTETDTEVIAHLFSYHLAQAESIKIAARKTFAMLEGAYAVALLIENEDRMMIAARQGSPLVIGHGDNEMFVGSDAFSLAPMTNRITYLEDGDWAILTDNSLDIFDADGKSVERPIQVKDASASIVDKGRHKHFMAKEIFEQPEVISHTFAHYVNAHEATVKIPEIDFDTSDIKRIVLIACGSAYYAAMTGRYWLETLAGISTDIDIASEFRYRDVPMDKNTLAVFVSQSGETADTLAALKACKAQNVKTLAIVNAPDSSMQREADITLPTFAGPEIGVASTKAFICQLAVLFCFALALGKARIASERENELVKALLTLPRLMGEALKLETSIEQIAVRLSKKENAIFIGRGLMNPLALEGALKLKEISYIHAEGFAAGELKHGSIALIEDNMPVITIAPKDAMYPKTISNMQEVIARQGDIILLTEDPGNTDTDNISDLIFLPEIDPVLTPILYTIPLQLLAYHTAVAKGTDVDQPRNLAKSVTVE is encoded by the coding sequence ATGTGTGGAATAATTGGTATAATTGGTCAAACAGAAGTTACGCCTGTTATTTATGACGCGCTGAAACGGTTGGAATATCGCGGTTATGACAGCGCTGGAATAGCAACCATTAATGATGATAAAATTGATCGACGGAGAAGTCAGGGAAAACTCATCAATCTTGAAGCCGAACTAAAGCAGACACCCCTTAAGGGGAATATAGGTATTGGGCATACGCGCTGGGCAACTCATGGAGCCCCTACACAACAAAATGCGCATCCACACAAGGCTGATAGCGTTATGGTGGTGCATAACGGCATTATCGAAAATTACCTGGAACTGAAAAACACCTTAACGTCTCATGGTTATGTTTTTTCTACGGAAACAGATACGGAAGTTATTGCCCATTTGTTTTCCTATCATTTGGCTCAAGCTGAAAGCATCAAAATAGCGGCACGCAAAACTTTTGCCATGCTTGAAGGTGCTTATGCCGTTGCCTTGTTAATCGAGAACGAGGATAGGATGATGATTGCTGCCCGACAGGGTAGCCCGCTCGTTATTGGCCACGGTGATAACGAAATGTTTGTTGGGTCAGACGCTTTCTCACTCGCACCTATGACAAACCGGATTACTTATCTGGAAGATGGCGACTGGGCCATTCTTACTGATAACAGCCTTGATATTTTTGACGCTGACGGTAAGTCCGTAGAACGTCCTATCCAAGTTAAAGATGCCTCTGCTTCTATTGTCGACAAAGGTCGGCACAAGCATTTTATGGCTAAGGAAATATTTGAACAGCCGGAAGTCATTTCACATACATTTGCGCATTATGTTAATGCCCATGAAGCTACAGTTAAAATTCCCGAAATTGATTTTGATACCTCAGATATTAAGCGCATTGTGCTTATCGCCTGCGGCTCAGCTTATTATGCGGCGATGACCGGACGTTACTGGCTGGAAACACTGGCGGGTATATCCACAGATATTGATATTGCTTCCGAGTTTCGCTATCGCGATGTCCCTATGGATAAAAACACCCTGGCGGTGTTTGTTTCTCAATCCGGGGAAACAGCGGATACACTTGCAGCTTTAAAGGCTTGTAAAGCACAGAATGTTAAAACGCTTGCTATTGTCAATGCACCAGACAGTTCCATGCAACGCGAAGCCGATATTACTTTGCCAACTTTTGCTGGGCCGGAAATTGGCGTGGCTTCAACTAAGGCCTTTATTTGTCAACTTGCGGTTCTGTTTTGCTTTGCCCTCGCACTTGGGAAAGCACGCATTGCTTCTGAGCGTGAAAATGAACTTGTCAAAGCACTTTTAACCTTGCCAAGGCTCATGGGTGAGGCACTTAAACTTGAGACGAGCATTGAACAAATTGCTGTGCGGCTTTCCAAGAAAGAAAATGCTATTTTTATCGGGCGTGGCCTGATGAATCCTCTGGCACTAGAGGGCGCTCTGAAACTGAAAGAAATATCTTATATCCATGCAGAGGGTTTTGCCGCAGGCGAGCTAAAACACGGCTCAATTGCCTTAATTGAAGATAATATGCCTGTTATTACTATTGCGCCGAAAGATGCAATGTATCCTAAAACTATTTCAAATATGCAGGAAGTGATTGCCCGACAGGGAGACATTATTTTGCTAACCGAGGATCCTGGTAATACTGACACAGACAATATTTCGGACCTCATATTTTTACCAGAAATTGATCCGGTTTTGACACCAATTCTTTATACCATTCCTTTACAATTACTTGCCTATCACACAGCTGTTGCAAAAGGGACAGATGTCGATCAACCGCGTAATCTCGCAAAGTCAGTAACGGTCGAATGA
- the glmU gene encoding bifunctional UDP-N-acetylglucosamine diphosphorylase/glucosamine-1-phosphate N-acetyltransferase GlmU, producing the protein MTISGKFSAIILAAGKGTRMKSDIPKVLHKVAGLEMIFHVINAAQSAGVSSTTIVTSPFQEDLRNNILANAQTEKLTMAIQEDQLGTGDAVKAAMPLSGAPDKVLILFGDTPLMRPEVLKQMVEDSADLTLLGFNTDTPEGYGRIICEDGKPVSIVEHKDADAATRQINLCNGGALAINAALLPDLLNGLENNNAQSEYYLPDIVGLANKQNINIGLVRCQKEDTMGVDTKSGLAKAETLMQNRLRQKHLDNGVSMIAPETIYFSHDTEIGPDSSIEPHCIFGIGVKIGAAVTIKGFSHLEGVLAETGVQIGPYARLRPGTQLGTGAKIGNFVETKKAQIKDYAKVNHLSYIGDAYIGEGANIGAGTITCNYDGYDKHFTNIGAGAFIGSNSSLIAPVNIGEGAYIGSSSSISGEVEADSLALTRAPLRKIDGWAVKFRMKKSKASEAKGD; encoded by the coding sequence ATGACTATTAGTGGTAAATTCTCAGCAATTATTCTCGCCGCGGGTAAAGGCACCAGAATGAAGTCAGATATACCCAAGGTGTTGCATAAGGTTGCAGGCCTTGAAATGATATTTCATGTCATCAACGCTGCCCAATCTGCCGGCGTTTCGAGTACCACCATCGTTACATCACCTTTTCAGGAAGATTTAAGAAATAACATTCTTGCCAATGCGCAGACCGAAAAGTTGACCATGGCAATTCAAGAAGATCAGCTTGGCACAGGCGATGCCGTGAAAGCAGCGATGCCACTTTCTGGCGCCCCCGATAAAGTGCTTATCCTTTTTGGGGATACGCCATTAATGCGCCCAGAAGTACTCAAGCAAATGGTTGAAGACAGTGCCGACCTAACCTTGCTTGGTTTTAACACCGATACGCCTGAGGGCTATGGGCGCATTATTTGTGAGGATGGTAAGCCGGTAAGTATTGTTGAACATAAAGACGCCGATGCGGCGACTCGCCAGATTAACCTGTGTAATGGGGGCGCTTTAGCAATAAATGCAGCACTATTGCCCGATTTACTTAATGGTCTTGAAAATAATAACGCTCAATCAGAATATTATTTGCCAGATATTGTTGGGCTGGCTAACAAACAAAATATTAATATCGGTCTCGTCAGGTGCCAAAAAGAGGATACGATGGGCGTTGATACGAAAAGCGGTTTGGCAAAAGCCGAAACGCTCATGCAAAACAGATTACGCCAAAAACATCTTGATAATGGCGTCTCCATGATTGCCCCTGAAACTATTTATTTCTCACATGATACAGAGATTGGGCCGGATAGTTCGATAGAGCCACATTGTATCTTCGGCATAGGCGTTAAAATTGGTGCAGCAGTCACGATTAAAGGGTTTAGTCACCTAGAGGGTGTATTAGCAGAAACTGGTGTTCAGATTGGCCCTTATGCACGCCTTCGTCCCGGTACGCAGCTGGGGACAGGCGCTAAAATAGGCAATTTTGTTGAAACAAAAAAAGCCCAAATTAAGGATTACGCAAAGGTTAATCACCTTTCTTATATTGGCGATGCATATATTGGTGAAGGTGCAAATATAGGTGCGGGTACTATTACCTGTAATTATGATGGGTACGATAAACATTTTACCAACATTGGTGCAGGGGCATTTATTGGTTCTAACTCGTCCTTAATTGCACCGGTTAATATTGGTGAAGGCGCTTATATCGGGTCGTCTTCCAGCATTTCCGGCGAGGTAGAGGCTGACAGCCTCGCACTTACACGTGCTCCGTTACGAAAGATTGACGGATGGGCTGTTAAATTTCGAATGAAAAAAAGTAAAGCAAGTGAGGCTAAGGGCGACTAA
- a CDS encoding acyl-CoA dehydrogenase, whose protein sequence is MSYTAPVDRISFSLKHEAGFDRLYEAIPELDADVISSILEEAGKFTTEVIAPTNRIGDEEKAHLESHGVVVPEAFKDAYKQLVDNGWPTLSASEKYGGQGLPISLANAVFEMLNSNIAFTLCQMLTSGAVEALEAHASEAQKEKYLRQIISGNWSATMNLTEPQAGSDVGAVKTKAEPQPDGTYKIYGTKIYITYGDHDMAENIIHLVLARTPGAPEGTKGISLFIVPKFFVNDDGSLGDRNDVKCIGLEDKLGIHASPTCVMSFGENDGAVGWLIGAENTGMAAMFTMMNNARLNVGIQGVGLAEQATQIAMSYAADRVQGRAPDADRGDNTPVPIATHPDVRNMLMTMRSLTDAARAICYENGVFHDLAHFGGDEKAKAFNDLLTPISKAFSTDIANEVSSLGVQIHGGMGFIEETGIAQFSRDAKILPIYEGTNGIQAIDLINRKLPLANGAIISEYLAQIEETITQCAEEETLKELSSALKNGFADLQAATDFMLTHPNNLDRLYGATDYLTLFGLVAGGHYLARGALGTMKTNEMTHKVKTAKFFMDRLLPRTKSHLASILSSKEHLDNEEIFHIVG, encoded by the coding sequence ATGTCTTACACAGCACCAGTCGATAGAATAAGTTTCAGCCTGAAGCATGAGGCAGGTTTTGATCGTCTTTATGAAGCAATTCCAGAACTTGATGCAGATGTGATTTCTTCCATTCTCGAAGAAGCTGGTAAATTTACAACTGAAGTTATTGCCCCCACCAACAGAATTGGTGATGAAGAGAAAGCCCATTTGGAGTCACACGGTGTTGTGGTGCCGGAAGCGTTCAAAGACGCCTATAAACAACTTGTCGATAATGGCTGGCCAACACTCTCAGCTTCGGAAAAATATGGTGGACAGGGGTTACCCATCTCTTTGGCAAATGCAGTATTTGAAATGCTTAATTCCAATATAGCTTTCACACTGTGTCAGATGCTGACTTCTGGTGCAGTTGAAGCACTCGAGGCTCATGCTTCAGAGGCGCAAAAAGAGAAATATCTTCGTCAGATTATTTCAGGTAACTGGTCCGCAACTATGAATTTGACAGAACCTCAAGCTGGTTCAGATGTCGGAGCTGTGAAAACCAAAGCCGAACCCCAGCCAGACGGTACTTACAAAATTTATGGTACAAAAATTTACATAACTTACGGCGATCACGACATGGCCGAGAACATAATTCATCTTGTTCTAGCTCGCACGCCTGGCGCACCTGAAGGCACGAAAGGTATTTCGTTGTTTATTGTGCCGAAGTTTTTCGTAAATGATGATGGCTCTCTTGGCGATAGAAACGATGTTAAATGTATCGGTCTGGAAGATAAACTCGGTATCCATGCAAGCCCAACCTGTGTCATGTCATTTGGTGAGAATGATGGTGCTGTCGGCTGGCTCATTGGTGCTGAAAATACCGGCATGGCGGCAATGTTCACTATGATGAACAATGCACGTTTAAATGTTGGTATTCAGGGTGTTGGTTTGGCTGAACAAGCAACACAAATTGCTATGTCTTATGCCGCAGACAGAGTTCAGGGCCGTGCACCGGATGCTGATAGGGGTGATAATACACCTGTTCCCATCGCAACTCATCCAGATGTTCGCAATATGCTGATGACAATGAGGTCGCTGACAGATGCGGCGCGCGCTATTTGTTATGAAAACGGGGTATTTCATGATCTTGCCCATTTCGGGGGAGATGAGAAAGCGAAAGCTTTTAATGATCTTCTTACGCCTATCTCTAAAGCATTTAGCACGGATATTGCCAACGAAGTTTCTAGTCTGGGCGTTCAAATACATGGCGGCATGGGCTTTATTGAAGAAACAGGCATTGCTCAATTTTCCAGAGATGCAAAAATTCTGCCTATTTATGAAGGCACCAACGGTATTCAGGCCATAGACTTAATTAATCGGAAACTTCCACTTGCTAATGGCGCTATCATATCTGAGTATTTGGCTCAAATTGAAGAAACCATTACTCAATGCGCCGAAGAAGAAACACTTAAAGAGTTATCTTCTGCTCTTAAAAACGGTTTTGCTGACTTGCAAGCAGCCACAGATTTCATGCTGACGCACCCCAATAATCTTGATCGCCTGTATGGTGCTACAGATTATCTTACGCTTTTCGGCTTAGTTGCAGGCGGGCATTATCTTGCCAGAGGCGCGCTTGGCACAATGAAAACTAATGAAATGACCCATAAGGTCAAAACAGCTAAGTTTTTCATGGATCGCCTTCTGCCACGCACCAAAAGTCATTTGGCTTCTATTCTGTCGTCAAAAGAGCATCTCGACAATGAAGAGATTTTTCACATTGTTGGATAA
- a CDS encoding tetratricopeptide repeat protein, whose amino-acid sequence MSKLRFSSLILIFSFMASPIMPEAIRLIDTATAQEEKKKKPKTRRSQVLSKAAFNQITSAQEALSEGNHETAMNILLNMMKSDRYNSYEKGVAQQTYAYVWADKGDYSRALVEFERALNLGVLPEQVQLDLTYNLAQLSIAEDKPKQALRYLNRWFSQVEEPSASAYGLKAQIYLIMDNLKQAEKNVTKAISMSESPKEAWYRILLSVYLQQERYKESLPILELVVDRFPGKKAFWQQLSAVYQELGKEQKAFAAQQAMHSQDMLTTSKELVRIAQLYLYNDFPYKAARILDKGLKDGSIKKTSKNWELLATAWMHSREWKKSRSPLLKAASKSKSGKLYAQLGQAYIQDEDWKNAEKYLIKAVDKGKLEKRESNTYLVLGITQARLGKYEKAIKTFRKAGDFDDTAKDAFKWIRSLERQLAEKAREEKEKQKAG is encoded by the coding sequence ATGTCAAAGCTTCGCTTTAGCTCACTTATTCTGATTTTTTCTTTCATGGCATCTCCTATCATGCCCGAAGCAATTCGCTTGATTGATACGGCAACAGCGCAGGAGGAGAAAAAGAAAAAGCCGAAAACCCGCCGTTCACAAGTATTGAGTAAAGCGGCTTTTAACCAGATTACGTCAGCCCAAGAAGCTTTGTCTGAAGGCAATCATGAAACAGCAATGAATATCTTGCTGAACATGATGAAAAGTGATCGGTATAACTCCTATGAAAAAGGGGTTGCCCAGCAAACATATGCTTATGTTTGGGCCGATAAAGGTGATTATAGCCGTGCGCTCGTTGAATTTGAACGTGCTTTAAATTTAGGTGTCTTGCCTGAACAAGTTCAACTCGATCTGACATATAATTTGGCTCAGCTCAGCATTGCTGAGGATAAACCGAAGCAAGCACTTCGTTATTTGAATCGCTGGTTCTCGCAAGTCGAAGAGCCGAGTGCATCTGCGTATGGTTTGAAGGCACAGATATATCTCATTATGGATAATCTGAAGCAAGCCGAAAAGAATGTCACAAAAGCGATTAGTATGTCTGAATCGCCAAAGGAGGCTTGGTATCGCATCTTGCTCTCTGTTTACCTTCAACAAGAACGTTATAAAGAATCTCTTCCTATCCTAGAGCTTGTTGTTGATCGCTTCCCCGGTAAAAAAGCATTCTGGCAGCAATTATCAGCCGTTTATCAAGAATTGGGTAAAGAGCAGAAAGCTTTCGCCGCCCAGCAAGCTATGCACAGTCAAGATATGCTCACAACAAGTAAAGAACTTGTGCGTATAGCCCAACTTTATCTTTATAATGATTTTCCCTATAAAGCTGCACGTATCTTAGATAAGGGGCTAAAAGATGGTTCTATTAAAAAGACATCTAAGAATTGGGAATTGCTTGCAACGGCGTGGATGCATTCGCGTGAATGGAAAAAATCCCGTTCACCATTGCTAAAAGCAGCATCAAAATCAAAGAGTGGCAAGCTTTACGCTCAATTGGGTCAGGCCTATATTCAGGATGAAGATTGGAAAAATGCTGAAAAATATCTCATTAAAGCCGTCGATAAAGGCAAACTTGAAAAGAGAGAAAGCAACACCTATCTCGTTCTTGGTATTACTCAAGCGCGCTTAGGCAAGTATGAAAAAGCCATTAAAACATTCCGTAAAGCTGGTGACTTTGACGACACAGCGAAGGATGCATTTAAGTGGATTAGATCTCTTGAAAGACAGCTTGCGGAAAAGGCGCGTGAGGAAAAAGAGAAGCAAAAAGCCGGTTAA
- a CDS encoding energy transducer TonB yields the protein MPSFIQGLPNWFLAAVTTTALFLVMKIMVTGQQYEIEEAFGGVAIDFVRLEREEEVNTKDRVKRPSRKEAEPPPPPPPMDQVDRPDIDPSNIDADFGLSMGLNLNAPVDGDALAIVRVLPRYPNRALSRGIEGWVLLEFTISPIGQAMNPVVIDSDPAGIFDRAAINAVRKWKYRPKTEEGRAVSRPGVRQMITFQISKD from the coding sequence ATGCCTTCATTTATCCAAGGTTTACCTAATTGGTTTTTGGCTGCTGTTACGACAACAGCTCTATTCCTCGTAATGAAAATCATGGTGACCGGTCAGCAATATGAGATTGAGGAAGCTTTTGGCGGTGTAGCCATTGATTTCGTCCGTCTTGAGAGAGAGGAGGAGGTTAACACCAAAGACCGTGTTAAGCGACCATCTCGTAAAGAAGCTGAACCACCGCCCCCGCCACCACCCATGGATCAGGTAGATCGTCCAGATATAGACCCGTCAAATATCGATGCAGATTTTGGACTGTCAATGGGTCTTAATTTGAATGCTCCTGTTGATGGTGATGCCCTCGCGATTGTTCGTGTTCTGCCGAGATATCCAAACCGTGCGCTGTCGCGCGGAATTGAAGGCTGGGTGTTGCTTGAATTTACAATCAGCCCTATTGGGCAGGCTATGAATCCTGTCGTGATTGACTCTGATCCAGCTGGTATATTTGACCGCGCTGCCATTAACGCAGTTCGGAAATGGAAATATAGACCCAAAACAGAGGAAGGTCGTGCTGTTTCGAGACCGGGGGTTCGTCAGATGATTACCTTCCAGATTAGTAAGGACTAG
- a CDS encoding ExbD/TolR family protein, whose protein sequence is MRRKRQRNTEESDIDITPMMDVVFIMLIFFIVTATFVKESGIDVTRPDAQTATKQNRVGILVAINEYNEIWINRREVDINAVRANIERLHAENPQGGAVIQADKNAQTGTLVEVMDQIRLAGVQAISIAAEER, encoded by the coding sequence ATGCGTCGCAAACGTCAAAGAAATACCGAAGAGTCCGATATTGACATCACACCAATGATGGATGTCGTGTTTATCATGCTCATCTTCTTCATTGTGACAGCCACTTTTGTGAAAGAAAGCGGTATTGATGTTACCCGTCCTGATGCACAAACTGCCACTAAGCAGAACCGTGTAGGTATTCTTGTCGCAATCAATGAATACAATGAGATTTGGATTAATCGCCGTGAGGTCGACATTAATGCCGTTCGTGCTAACATTGAACGTCTGCATGCCGAAAACCCTCAGGGGGGTGCTGTCATTCAGGCAGATAAAAATGCTCAAACCGGTACATTGGTTGAAGTTATGGATCAAATCCGTCTGGCAGGTGTGCAAGCAATTTCCATTGCTGCAGAAGAACGGTAA
- a CDS encoding MotA/TolQ/ExbB proton channel family protein, which translates to MEFSEIIWLFLNPFNAIRGVRDFLEMGGNVLFVIMIVNVILMGLIYERFSYFRRGFVQLHDETLNAWNARSDHKSWTAHRIREQLISIAKIGAQKNMGSIKALVALSPLLGLVGTVTGMVEVFDVMAITGSGNARAMAAGISKATLPTMAGLVTAVAGIAFSTVLERRADRAVSELEDKLILM; encoded by the coding sequence ATGGAATTCAGCGAGATCATCTGGCTGTTTCTTAATCCCTTTAACGCCATTCGTGGCGTTAGGGACTTCCTAGAGATGGGTGGCAACGTTTTGTTTGTCATCATGATTGTTAATGTCATTCTTATGGGATTGATTTACGAACGTTTCAGTTACTTCAGACGTGGATTTGTGCAACTACATGATGAAACATTGAATGCTTGGAACGCGCGTAGCGATCATAAGTCATGGACGGCTCATCGTATCAGAGAGCAACTCATCTCAATTGCCAAAATCGGTGCCCAGAAAAATATGGGCTCCATTAAAGCACTTGTTGCATTGTCACCTTTACTCGGTCTCGTCGGGACCGTTACTGGCATGGTAGAAGTGTTTGATGTGATGGCGATTACTGGATCAGGAAATGCTAGAGCCATGGCTGCGGGCATATCCAAGGCAACTCTGCCAACAATGGCAGGCCTTGTAACCGCAGTAGCTGGTATTGCTTTTTCGACTGTTTTGGAACGGCGCGCAGATCGTGCTGTCTCAGAACTCGAAGATAAATTAATATTGATGTAG